The DNA sequence CAGACAGCGGGGCAAATGTAGTGAAGGCGACTTCACTGAACAACTGGACACGGCTGCAGTGTTTTGGCCATCGTTTGCACTCTGCTATTGGTGAGTAGCTTTGTCATTTTAATGGTCGTCATCAATATTGGTTCCTATTGTGATTTTATTAGCCAGTAATTgagataatatattataattattatgatCTATGTCTGTGTGTTTCTGCGTGTtcatgcgtgcgtgtgtgtgtttctgtgtgtgtgtctgtgtgcgcgtgcgtgcatctttgtgtgtgcgtgcgtgcgtgcgtgtgtctgtgtgtgtctgtgtgcttgcgtgtgtgtgtatgtttctgtgtgtgtgtttttgtgtatgaTCTATTATCAGTTATTAATGCTAGCATTGTTTTTCTGCAGGTGCTGCAGGGAAAGATAAAAGAGTGGAGAGGGCTGTAGGTGTGTGCAAGAAAGTGGTATCTAGCTTTTCTTACTCGTGGAAGAAAAAGAGTGCGCTCTCTAAAGCACAGGAACGTCTCAATCTTCCCAAACACCAGCTGGTCACAGAGTCACTAACCAGGTGGGGCTCAAGACAAAAGATGGTGGCAAGGGTCCTAGAGCAACAAAAGGCCATCACTGAAGTTCTCTCTTCTGACAAAAACAACAGGCACCTGATCCCAACGTGGCAGGATATTGACGTCCTGGAGTCAATGCATGCGGCCTTAACTCCTCTCCTGGAGTTCACAGACTCCCTTTCTGGGGAGTCATATGTGACGGTCTCATACGTGAAGCCTGTGCTCCACCTTTTCCGCTCTAGTTTGCTGAAAGTTAATGATGGGGACACTCAGCTCACAAAAGAGCTGAAGACAAAAATAATGACCTATCTTGACGAGAAATATGCTGACCCTGACACAGATGATCTCCTTGACATGGCTACCTTTGTGGACCCTAGGTTTAAAGGCCGATACATCAGACCAGAGAAGGTAGGGGCCATTCAAATGAGAGCTGTGTCTGAGATCATGGATGAAGACCAGGGCCAATCACAGGCAGGGCCTTCTGAGGGAGCAGCAGACCAAGGTGCAGAAGGAGGAGCTGTCAGTGGACCACCTATGCCACTGGGCATGAAGAAGCAACGCAAGTCATTGGGGagctttttcaaaaaacagTGCCAAGATGATGATGCTTTGCCTCTCACTGAAAAACAAAAAGTGGAGAGTGAGCTGGAAAGGTACCTGATGTGCCCCGATGCAGACAGTGAGTCTAACCCTCTGGACTGGTGGAGGCTACATGAACACAACTTCCCCAGATTGTCTCAGCTGGCGAAAAAGTACTTGTGTATCCCAGCCAGCAATTTTTAGTACTGGGGGTAATATTGTTACATGCACCAGGGCAGCTTTAGACCCAGAGAAGGTCAACCAGCTGGTGTTCCTAGCACAAAACCTGGACTGAAAATATACTTGAATAGTTCAGCTTCAAGTATGATTACACTTACAGTAAGAATAACTTGAAGAGTTACCTTTTATATTTctgctttttttttaaacaatgttaCTGGTACTGTATcaggtttgttttttatattatagatGTACCTCAGTCAGTCTACCtcagttttatttatgtttacaaAACACTGCAGgttacttttttatttctgcaggttttatatttcaaacaatgttGCTGGTACTGTATcaggtttgttttttatattatagatGTAGGCTACCTAAGTCTACCtcagttttatttatgtttacaaAACACtgcacatattttaaaacactttattcacCAGAAGGTGAACGGCTAGTGAACTTCCTAGCACTAAACTTGCACTAAATTCTCAGGTTTCTATGTTTATATCTAACACTTTGcactattttattattttactttattaagaATTTCTTACATTTTCTCTTATTGTGCACCTTAAATGTTAGATAAGATAATTGTTAAGTGTTCATTGTAAATTTATActcatgtttaaatgtatttatttaagttttctATGGTTGTTGACATTTCTGTCTTAATACCTGAAGGGATTATGATCAGAGGAAGGttaagtttaaaataaaaatgtttaaatgtaatatatttttctCCTGGTCCTTATTTTAAATGGGTCAtaaaaatatcaataattatcgcTATCGAATGATATAACATGCTATATCGATGATAAACATTTTAGCtctatcgcccagccctagtttGGACTAAGTTTGATGAAGTGAAGCATTTAATTCGCATTGGTAATGTCTCAGAGTTTCAGCCCAGTATTGACATACTACAAGACCAACTACATATGCAAATCTCACTTGGCATCCCTCGCAGTGAGATAGCAAAACGTTTTGGTGTGTCTTTGAAAGCACTTAAATGCAGGATTACACGATGGGGGTTGAGGTAAGATAGCTGTTATGGATGATGACATACAGACATAACGATATAAAGTTGTTTTTAATAGCTTTACTTTTTGTGTGGGTTAGGGTTTATATtttcgaggacattaaaacacgtcgccaaggaagcgaaaaggggatttaaaatgacaacgctacaggaaaaacaacaagaccaaagtcaatattggagtaatgttagttttccaagatgtcTTAATACCTGCAGAAGTTGCACTTTATATCttctccacaggtaattcagcatattcgtttacatctatacagtctatgttgtaaacttgaagttttttagttccttggctaactatagcatgattatgcataacacttgttagtgtaaacatgcatgtggtttaatgtgttcgaacagccacacgcagTCTcgccgcccatttatgtaatctgaggtactgagataaatgtttttcatcttctCTCAcctctaacacaaacacacggtgacagccctatttttagCCTTCCATTGATAAAactgatctgcgcgtctttcgttttattttacaagcgtgtgaaagttgcgcgatcttatttcaccaatatcagacaaagctcttacatatacacggacatgtaacatgtttacttaaaacataagcattggactctgacataatattagttagtgtccatttaaacccgtcattactctcgctcatgattaaatgacaTGAGAGGtactcgtccacagaccatcccctcagtaatctgaagagaagcggtcgaaaatggacaagagacggatttaaacaccaagtgtaaacgtgatgtgtctctctcgtccacttgtgatccgatcgacgaaaacacatcttaataccaagtgtaacagcccctggcatatttttcctcgcgtcgatgaaaaaggagtgtctaagctacgtttatggatgtatgtgattttaagcggacatatcatgaaaatcagactttttccatgtttaacataaatctgtgtgctttgatggatcacaggcaaaatacattgcaaattgttcatttttttcattgcttttgctttgtagctactggaagtcatgttaaccttggcatgacacggccaccgtacgagttaaaacgtgttccgaatgggggggctagaaagtaatattcagttggttgtcatatagaatttcaccgctagatgggagtagatcttatacagtggagctttaaaagATAAGGGAGACAGAATTCTGTGCTAAAACTAGAAAGCATGCACAACTCACTTTTACCTAGTTTTTCATGCTTATGGCATTATTGTTGCTATTACAGTTCACTCAAAGTAAAGGTGGGTAAATGtggacatacagtactgtgcaaaagtctaaggccaccatgctaccattagatttgttgtttttgcaattgtatagtgatcatatataattatttctcagtgtCTTTAtaagaatacaaccagaaaatacagaaaatgtgtCCCACGCtctccttccacttgagcaatagcaggcaactgcaggatctcttaaaccttaataaaattaaatccaaatTCTATTCATCAAATGACTTAAGGCACCGCTGACCAGGTGCACACACTACAAAACAGTCGATAAAGAGGCGTTCCCGACAATCagcgaaaatacattttctcaCATAAATTCCGCAGAGAAATTTCAACGATCAGCCCATTACTTTATTAATGGGTGATCAATCTGCCCTTCTATTGGTTGACCTTTCTCTGTTAATACCATCTGCACTGGGATTGTCTGGATTACTTACAAGTTGTCAATGTTTCGCTCATATAGTGGTTTTTGTTGAGTATATTACTGATCATatgctgtattaatattatattaggccTAAGGCCTGTTGTTTCTACACAAGGCTATAAGACAGCCAGTTAAACTTTCGTTTTCTCAGTTAACTTTcgtttcctaattaaaagagtCCAGGTGCGATCCTGCGACTATACCCTGATTGTTCTCGCCACGATTATCTTGAGAATCAAGGTCGAAACAACTGATAAACAAGAGTACGTTATTTTAGATTAGAGAATTCATCCAgctgtacttcgctacattaacAATAAGGTATCTGTGCAAGCTAGGCCAAGGCCATGAGAACCAATAAGCAGAATATATCATTTTAGATATGAGGAAGGATTCAGCTGCACTTCTGCTacatcaaacaaataaaattaaaggtgacatagaatgattgaacggagtatttatccttgttctgtgatgtgacatgtagacaaaaaatttttttgtttgggtctgtaatgccttagaagcttcctaaaaacctctctcagatagctctattagggtgggggattttaaacaagtggttttgcacctatttggctccccctactggcttaacttgcaatctcattactaaTTGGCTGACTTTggtgccactcaaaaaatgtagccaattattttaaagtggaggggcagttagatgcctgtgatgtcataagcatcagtttttcagattgggctgttttctggctggcatttctaaaagaggaatttctatgagactgagatgtttagcatgtttagcactttttgtatgtttgtgaatgtgggtagactaccattattcaacaaagacaaggtaaaaatggtttttcattctctgtcccctttaattgtGGTAGACCGAGACCAATGAGAAGAATGTACGTCATCTTAGATAAGAAGTGTTTgatcttactgtataaaaatggagGCAGATGTTGGGAGGGCAGATGATCTTTGAGCACCTCTTTGAGGGGTATTGATTGTCTCACTTTGTTGGCTCGAgcgaataaagtaattttttttggcacctggaacctttgtctcctgagtattttttcttatgaagattCAAGCTAAGACTTTGCCATAACATAACTTGGTGACCCCGACGTGATTGTACAGAGGCTACGGAGTGGAGGGCTGCAGACGGGCAGAGGTCGGCCAGGTCACAAAAGGGCGCGCCACTATAGAGGTGAGCATAAATTTACTTGCTTATTCTGTATAGTGCTTGTGTGGTCTGCCGAAGGTAAGCCCTGAGCGGTGTTGATACTCCAGGTCTCTCCAAATTGAACACAGCAATTTGA is a window from the Misgurnus anguillicaudatus chromosome 21, ASM2758022v2, whole genome shotgun sequence genome containing:
- the LOC129442743 gene encoding E3 SUMO-protein ligase ZBED1-like; this translates as MSAAESEEIVNKGGKFSSPVWQFFGYYKSDRSQTNAVCKLCKTVVPAKSGNTTNLMYHLSRAHPLEHSRIQPTTSVAATPHKQQTTMERYSASVPYDKETKRYKDITEAVAYHIAKDMLPFSIVEKSGYKKLIHVLDPRYVLPGRKYFSKTAIPKLYVMCKESVQQEILSAKYFATTSDLWSSRTSEPYISLTIHFIDNEWGLKTRCLETAYFPEDHTGEVIAEGLKEALLSWGLIEDKMVCITTDSGANVVKATSLNNWTRLQCFGHRLHSAIGAAGKDKRVERAVGVCKKVVSSFSYSWKKKSALSKAQERLNLPKHQLVTESLTRWGSRQKMVARVLEQQKAITEVLSSDKNNRHLIPTWQDIDVLESMHAALTPLLEFTDSLSGESYVTVSYVKPVLHLFRSSLLKVNDGDTQLTKELKTKIMTYLDEKYADPDTDDLLDMATFVDPRFKGRYIRPEKVGAIQMRAVSEIMDEDQGQSQAGPSEGAADQGAEGGAVSGPPMPLGMKKQRKSLGSFFKKQCQDDDALPLTEKQKVESELERYLMCPDADSESNPLDWWRLHEHNFPRLSQLAKKYLCIPASNF